One genomic region from Harpia harpyja isolate bHarHar1 chromosome 1, bHarHar1 primary haplotype, whole genome shotgun sequence encodes:
- the CLDN12 gene encoding claudin-12, with protein sequence MGCRDVHAATVLAFLSGTASVAGLLAAVLLPNWRQMRLYTFNKNERNVTIYTGLWIKCARFDGSRDCVIYDPQWYTAVDQLDLRVLQFALPLSMFTAVSALFLCLIGMCNTAFVSSVPNIKLAKCLVNSAGCHLVAGLLFLLACAICLTPSVWVIFYNNYLNRKYEPVFSFDISVFIAIASAGGLFFTSVLLFLWYCACKSLPSPFWQPLYSHAPSMHSYASQPYSARSRLSAIEIDIPVVTHAS encoded by the coding sequence atgGGCTGCCGGGATGTTCATGCAGCAACCGTACTGGCCTTCCTCAGTGGAACAGCCTCAGTAGCTGGACTCCTTGCAGCAGTTCTGCTTCCAAACTGGAGGCAAATGAGACTGTACACATTCAACAAGAATGAGAGGAATGTGACCATTTACACTGGACTCTGGATTAAGTGCGCTCGCTTTGATGGGAGCAGAGACTGTGTGATATATGACCCACAGTGGTACACTGCCGTCGATCAACTGGATTTGCGTGTTCTTCAGTTTGCCCTTCCACTGAGTATGTTTACTGCTGTCTCAGCTCTGTTTCTCTGCTTGATTGGCATGTGTAACACAGCCTTTGTATCCAGTGTGCCAAATATCAAATTGGCCAAATGCCTTGTAAACAGCGCGGGCTGCCATCTCGTGGCTGGCCTCTTGTTCCTCCTTGCGTGTGCCATTTGTCTCACTCCATCCGTCTGGGTCATTTTTTATAACAATTATCTGAACAGAAAATACGAGCCTGTCTTTAGCTTTGACATCTCTGTGTTTATTGCCATTGCCAGTGCTGGCGGTCTGTTTTTCACTTCCgttctgctgtttctgtggtACTGCGCATGTAAAAGCCTACCTTCTCCTTTCTGGCAGCCCCTCTATTCCCATGCCCCTAGCATGCACAGCTATGCCTCTCAGCCGTATTCTGCACGCTCTCGCCTCTCTGCCATAGAAATTGACATTCCTGTTGTGACACATGCATCTTAA